In Aspergillus nidulans FGSC A4 chromosome II, the genomic stretch TCATCAATCCCATGCTCAGCAAGGGCCTTCCCCCGAACTTGTGTGCCGATGACCCCTCGTTGTCGTTCGCCTTGAAAGGCGTCGATATCAACATGGCGTCTTACATGTCTGAGCTTGGGTACCTCAATAATCCAGTCAGCAACTTTGTGCAATCAGCGGACGTGAATAACCAGGTTGTCAACTCGCTGGCCTTGATTGGGGCACGGTATGCTGCGGATGCAGTGGAGGTGTTCTCGCTCATGGCGGCTAGCCATATATACGCGCTCTGCCAGGCCGTGGATCTCCGGGAGATCCATAGGACTTTTGAGACGATTGCCCGAAAGCATGTTGTCGAATATACATCGGACCTTTTCGGTCAGTCCCTCACTGACAACGATATAAACACACTATGGGGCGAGTTGATGCGCCATTGGAACTGCACCGCTACACTCGACCTCGAACAGCGCGCTACAACTGCTGTCTCGCAGACGATGGgcaccctcttcatcctcagcagcaaaCCTAGCTCACCATCCATCGATGGCAATGTTGTTCGTGAATGGCAGTCCACTGTCACTGATCTCCTAAAGTACCACTGCGCCGCAAACCGCAAGGCGTACTTCACCGACCCGCCTACTGGGAAATTGCTCTGCTCGTCTTCGGCAAAGATCTACAACTTTGTTCGTGATACCCTGAAGGTTCCTATGCATAAGGGGCTAGTGGACCACCCAACTTACCCTTCAGGTTGTGAAGGTGACAAGAGGACGATCGGCTCGCATATTGGGACTATCTATGCTGCTCTGAGAGAGGGGCAGTTCATGTCTGTTCTGGCCGATTGTTGGGCATAGTCTAGATTAGTTCTTTTGATGATAGATTGAACATATTTCGGTGATGATTTAGATAAAGATGCTTCCCGCCTTGCTGACTAGATAGATCTCATATAGATAATCTAGACAGTAAATTGATTTTTGTTATCTCTATTCTATTCTAGACGTGAGTCCTTATACGATCTACAGTACCCAACAGCAAGGCTTCTAAACCTGATTCTTAATCTTGGAAACCAACGTCCCCACAAACGGCAGAAGTTCAACCCGGAACTCATCACCATCCCTCAAAAACTCCTTTGGATTCTTCGCAGCCCCCACGCCCGGCGGCGTGCCCGTCAGAATCACCGTCCCAGCAGGCAGCGTCGTACCCTGTGACAAAAAGCTAACCAGCTTCGGCACAGAGAAGATCAAATCAGTCAATGGACAGTCCTGCATCACAACCCCGTTCTTGATCCCCCTGATTCTCAGCCCGGCAACACCATCTTCACCAAGCGCATTCTTACTAACAACGACCGGCCCCAGAGGACAAGCGCCATCAAATCCTTTGCTAAAGCACCACTGGCTTTGGTTCATCTGGCTCGTCCGGCTCGAGATATCGTTTGCAGCCGTGTACCCGAGGACGTAATCCAGcgcctcttcttccgagACATCCTTGGCGTCTTGTCCGATGATGATCGCCATCTCGGACTCATAGTCGCCCGTGCCGTCCTCCTGCGTGATCTTGGGCAGGATCGTCGAAGAGGTAGGGTATGGATCGCCAAGCGACGTACTGGGCTTGAGGAAAAGAGTCGGCACAGTAGGAATATCGAGTTTCATTTCTGCCGCATGCGACACATAGTTGAGACCAATGCAGCGGATACTTCCGACCTCCTTTGATGATAATGGGGAAAGAAGTTTGAGGATCGATTCGGTTCTATCTGTTCTTGAGCCCGGGGAGAGGATGGAAGACCCCGAGTAAAGCGCAACTGGGACATCGGCGCCCGAGAGCACAGCGAGGCCCACATCCAAGCTCGGGTTTACGGGCTCGCCGATCAATATTGAGGATGGGTTGGATTTGGGATGGAAGCGCACGAGGCCTGTTCTTTTTGTTAATCTTCGAGAATGAGTTGTTGGTTCTGGTTTGGCTGGGGCAGGCTTACGCGAGAAGGTCGAGGCGATTTTTGACATAGAGACGGCCGCGAAGCAAGCGCTGTACAATATTTGCAGTTGGAGTCAGTTGAGGGGTCCATTGGAGGGGCTTTGAAGTATATGTATGTGATCGGAGTAATTCTCAAGCACACTCATTGTAAACGTGGGGAAAAAATGTGGGATAAGCCGAGTCGCTATCGGTGTTGGGCTCGGAAGAGCCGACACTTCTCCACAATCGTGGGGATCTCAATGCTTAAGGGCAGCCTCCATTATAATGTCAATAAACGCATACGTATACTCTTGAGATCGTACCTGGGGACCTAGGACCTGCAGAAGGATCTTGGCTGATATAAAAATGTCAAGCGTCCAGGCTATGTGCCGATCTATGAGTTGACGGGCTTGTTTGTCTAGACTACGGATCATATTCAGAGAACTTGTACGAACAAGAACAATACGAACTTGTACCCTACAAGATAACGACATTGACCTGTCTGTGCTCATCGACAATCATCTGCATTCATTGCTTTTCCCATAGCAATCGCAGGTTTATCGCGGCCAGTTGTTGAGCGCTGCAGAACATGCCCACGTGATTTCTGGCTTCCTTCTCGTGACACAGATTATATTCACACCAAACACTCCATCAGTCTTTTTCCCCACGAACTATCTTCGATGGTCATGCATAGCATAATTTCATTGGCAATATCCTTATCCTTCCTTTTCGACATTGGGTTCGTAATTATCGCcttcggcagcggcttcTCAACCTGTTGCTTCGTTGCCTTGCatccatcctcgtcctccgctGCAAAAAGCACCATCAAATGGACAGAATGAGCCAATACATCTCTCACTGCCTGCGGTCGGCCGACTCTGCCTCTCGATCCGTGTTATGGCCGCGCTCCTCATATATAAACAGCGTGGAATTACGCCGTTTTGTTCGTGGCCATTCCTCTTCATATTTCATCATGAGACTGGCCGTCTAGACAGGAGTTTTTCTTGAGCGTACACTGCGTAAGTTTTGAAGGTGTTTCCCTCCATCGTGCTTGCGTCGTGCTTGAAGACAGTAGAAAGGAGACTTTGGGACACGGCGGTTCGAGTTGGACTGGTATACCCACAAATGTGTTAACAGTGCGCTGTCTAGTCTGCTGCGTCGAAATCGGCTCTAAGATCAAAGAATACTATCAAGCTGCTACGTGATCAGGTCTTTTCTACTGCAGCCGTTTGtccccctcctcaaccctaaAGTCCTCCCAAGACGGTCTGTCAACGCCGTTCGGTCGACTCGCCCTCTCGAAACTGTTATCCACGCCATCGATCTCCGCGATTGGCTTGACAACCTCAATCTCCGCGCCATAAGCCGTAGAATACCACTTCTCCGTCAGTATTACCTCATGCTCTTTATCAGAACCGGGAGGGAGATACAGATGCGGAAAGCGCTCCTTCATTCCTTTTAGTACAGTCGACGAGATTCGGTCAACGCTGTCACAGTGCcgcaaggagaagaactcCTCTGGCTGGCTCGCGCGCAGCGATTCCTGCACATCTTGGTCGTACTGTCCCacggcgaagaggaggaggtcgTAGTGCATAAGACTAGCTTTGCCGTGGTAGGAACCGCCGAATTTGGCGCGGTTGTAGAGACCTGTTAGGGCGGCGATCGCGCCCATGCAACCGGTGCCGTAGTCAGAAATGGGAAAGGGAGGAACCACCGGGGTAGGAAGGTTCATGAATTTCCCTTGCGCCCATGCTACGCCTGTTACCTGCGCACAAGTTAATTTTCGGGCACCGGGATACAGGGGGTGGTGGAGACATACACAATCAGCTATCTGCTGCCAGCCGGGACGACCTGCCCATTCCCCTTCGTAGCCAAAGCAGTTTTCGTTGACATAAACAATGCCCTTTCCGCGCTTTTCGGCGAGCGCGGCGAGAGCAGATGCGCCGTAGCCTAGACGGTCCAGCGCGCCGGGGCGGTATCCGTCGACGAGGACGTCTGCATCGGCCAGCAAGGCCTCAAAGACCTCGCGGCCTTCAGGTGTTTTCAGGTCTAGATCGGCAGCATGCTTGCCCATGTTGCCGTCGACCTGGAAGAAGGGGACATCTGAGAGGTGGGGGCTCGTGATCTTTAGAACATCGGCGCCGTACTCTGTCAGGATGCGGGCGACGGTGGGCCCGGCGATGATACGGCAGAGTTCAAGGACCTTGATGCCCTTGAGAATCTTCTTGTTGCCTCCGTCGGCTGGGAATGGCGTTGGAGGCAGGTTGCCGGGAAGTTTGGTGACTTTCCAAGGAGGTTGTTGGACGTTGAGTTTGCCCTGCAGATGTCAGTAAGATCTTCTGTAGTACTAGGTTTACAACTACATACGTGAGGTGTTTTGATAAAGTCCTCATACTTGAACGCAGTCACGCCGGCTTGTCTCCGTTCGTTgttcatctcctccagctccgctGCAGAGTACTTCTGCACGTGGCTTTCGATGACCTTAATGATCTCCTCATAATCCGTGAGATCGGGCCGGTGGCCCTCCAACCCGATCATGTTTAATGTCGTTGTGGCCTCGAGCGAGCCGTGAATATGAAAGAACTCACCCTCATTCTTGGTCCTGTACAAATTTGCCGACATTCGGCGGTATCCATTTGACTGCGCCGCGAGCAAGTCCGTATCTACTAAATCAGCACGGCACTTTGGCGCTGGCGCAGAATCTCATACCCTTtaacttcttcttgacctcggGGTCCAGCTTGGACATCCCGTCCACCTTAGCCATATACGCCTGGCAGCCGAACGCCGTCGCGCGCTCTAGGTTGATTTTGATATTCCGTTTTTGCGCAGCCGGTCCATATCTCAGGTCTGCGATCGCAGCAGCCACGGAACCCTCCACGCCCTTCAAAGCTGCAAGTGTCTCCGTCTCTTTAAACGGAATCGGGAAGTAGATCTTGTCATGGGTTGTGTTGAACGAGACTGCATCTTGTCCCGCGACCACCTCCGGGGGGAGATTGAGACGCTCGGCTTGGTCGCAGAGGAATGAGAAGATGCGCATTGCTTCTTTGACGGGCGAATATGATGCCATCTTGCTGTCAAAGTCCAGAAATCGACTCGGTAAGCTTCTTGTAATAGCTAGAATTGCGTGGAGTCGTAGATTTATAGGGTTCGTTTCAGCGCGCAGACATGGATTCGGAACGGGGAGGTGGTATTTAAATGACGTCCGCAGACGATTCCGAGCAGCCAGTGTCGGGAAGATCACGAGCACTCGACTGATCAGCGCTGGTAGGCGTCAAGAAGCGCATTATCCTTGTCACTCGCGCCAGAAGCGAATCAAAGTCTCTGGACCCCTCTCTTCCCCGCGCTTCTGCGCTTCCGAGTCGGGGCGGATGAGGTACGATCGGATGGCTGCCGATAAGATCGGAAGGCGGGAAACCTCTTGATATCAAGTGTTACTAGTATCAATTTTAGTTATGTGACCGGGATCTTCAACGGAAAATGAATTCAAGGTCTTACTATCCTTTACTACATAAGTTTGATTTGTATATGCAATTTACTACTCTCGAGACTTCAAAAACGGGTGGTCCTTGATAATCAGGGAGATATGACCAGTCATAGACAATCTGAAATGTCGATTGAGGCGCTGAgtattgattagtaaggagaGATCTCTACATTTTGCACTCGCCAACCAATCAACGGGCTCTAGTCACATTTCCAGGCACAGAGTTTTCGTGCCTGAGGTGGATGTCTGAGAACGGCTAGCGCCACTCAGCCGCCGGGATCGGAGTGCTGTCCAATCACAGGATAGCCAAAAAAACCAATACTGCCGAAATATTCACTCCCCGACTTTTTGTCCA encodes the following:
- a CDS encoding fumarylacetoacetate hydrolase family protein (transcript_id=CADANIAT00004805), which codes for MKLDIPTVPTLFLKPSTSLGDPYPTSSTILPKITQEDGTGDYESEMAIIIGQDAKDVSEEEALDYVLGYTAANDISSRTSQMNQSQWCFSKGFDGACPLGPVVGTTLPAGTVILTGTPPGVGAAKNPKEFLRDGDEFRVELLPFVGTLVSKIKNQV
- a CDS encoding CAIB/BAIF family enzyme (transcript_id=CADANIAT00004806), with protein sequence MASYSPVKEAMRIFSFLCDQAERLNLPPEVVAGQDAVSFNTTHDKIYFPIPFKETETLAALKGVEGSVAAAIADLRYGPAAQKRNIKINLERATAFGCQAYMAKVDGMSKLDPEVKKKLKVDTDLLAAQSNGYRRMSANLYRTKNEGEFFHIHGSLEATTTLNMIGLEGHRPDLTDYEEIIKVIESHVQKYSAAELEEMNNERRQAGVTAFKYEDFIKTPHGKLNVQQPPWKVTKLPGNLPPTPFPADGGNKKILKGIKVLELCRIIAGPTVARILTEYGADVLKITSPHLSDVPFFQVDGNMGKHAADLDLKTPEGREVFEALLADADVLVDGYRPGALDRLGYGASALAALAEKRGKGIVYVNENCFGYEGEWAGRPGWQQIADCVTGVAWAQGKFMNLPTPVVPPFPISDYGTGCMGAIAALTGLYNRAKFGGSYHGKASLMHYDLLLFAVGQYDQDVQESLRASQPEEFFSLRHCDSVDRISSTVLKGMKERFPHLYLPPGSDKEHEVILTEKWYSTAYGAEIEVVKPIAEIDGVDNSFERASRPNGVDRPSWEDFRVEEGDKRLQ